The Flavobacterium piscisymbiosum genome includes a region encoding these proteins:
- a CDS encoding ankyrin repeat domain-containing protein translates to MKKNIFISFALAATLFVSAQQKNTMLEASFWKATPDVTTVKAEIAKGNNPSESNANAFDVVVMAINNDAPLASIKYLLDQPGNPVNKPTHDNRIYLHWAAYRGNTELVEYLISKGSDINFEDSHGTTPLVFAAGNGLLNSGVCDAFFKAGINPKQKYNDGANLLLMAIPFDKELMLSDYLTTKGLSFKDVDNNGKTAFDYAARTGNVVLLKKLVAKGVKPTDNALLVATQGTRRETTPLEAYKYLVEEIKLKPTFTTKSGENVLHFLAGKQNQTEIINYFLSKGVDANQVNKDGNTPVMIAAGARETAVLELLLPKVKNINLQNLKGESALTMAVRSGTPEAVALLLNKGADVNVKDKDGNNLGVYLVQSYRPAGREANAAKDPFEAKIKLLQDKGLNLAAAQKDGSTLYHFAIAKNDLALLKKLASLNIDVNAKNKDGLTALHKAAMVAKDDSILKYLVSLGAKKDINTEFDESAYALAKENESLTKNNVSVEFLK, encoded by the coding sequence ATGAAAAAGAATATTTTTATCTCTTTCGCATTAGCTGCAACTTTATTTGTTAGTGCCCAACAAAAAAACACAATGTTAGAGGCTTCTTTTTGGAAAGCCACACCAGATGTTACAACCGTAAAAGCCGAAATAGCAAAAGGAAACAACCCTTCTGAATCCAATGCAAATGCTTTTGATGTGGTCGTTATGGCTATTAATAATGATGCACCTCTGGCAAGTATAAAATACTTATTAGACCAACCAGGAAATCCTGTAAACAAACCTACCCATGACAATCGTATTTATTTGCACTGGGCGGCTTACAGAGGAAATACAGAATTGGTAGAATACTTAATCTCAAAAGGATCCGATATTAATTTTGAAGACAGTCATGGTACTACCCCACTTGTTTTTGCAGCAGGAAATGGTCTTTTAAACTCAGGAGTTTGTGATGCTTTTTTTAAAGCCGGAATAAATCCAAAGCAAAAATATAATGACGGTGCCAATTTGTTACTTATGGCAATTCCGTTTGACAAAGAACTTATGCTTAGTGACTATCTTACAACTAAAGGATTATCATTTAAAGATGTTGATAATAACGGAAAAACTGCTTTTGATTATGCTGCAAGAACTGGAAATGTAGTTCTTCTGAAAAAACTTGTAGCAAAAGGAGTTAAACCTACAGATAATGCCCTTCTGGTTGCTACTCAGGGAACACGCAGAGAAACAACGCCTCTTGAAGCTTACAAATATTTAGTAGAAGAAATAAAACTAAAACCAACTTTTACCACTAAATCAGGAGAAAATGTACTGCACTTTTTGGCAGGCAAACAAAATCAGACTGAAATTATCAATTACTTTTTAAGCAAAGGTGTCGATGCCAACCAAGTAAACAAAGACGGAAACACTCCTGTTATGATTGCTGCCGGAGCAAGAGAAACTGCTGTTTTAGAACTATTATTACCAAAAGTAAAAAACATCAATTTACAGAACCTGAAAGGCGAATCGGCTTTGACAATGGCGGTAAGATCAGGAACGCCTGAAGCGGTTGCGCTACTTTTAAACAAAGGCGCAGATGTGAATGTAAAAGATAAAGACGGAAATAATCTTGGCGTTTATTTAGTACAATCGTACAGACCGGCAGGACGCGAGGCTAATGCTGCAAAAGATCCATTTGAGGCCAAAATAAAATTACTTCAGGATAAAGGTTTAAATCTTGCTGCTGCTCAAAAAGACGGAAGTACTTTATATCACTTCGCTATTGCTAAAAATGATTTGGCTTTGCTGAAAAAATTAGCTTCTTTGAATATTGATGTTAATGCTAAAAACAAAGACGGTCTTACGGCTTTACACAAAGCTGCAATGGTAGCCAAAGACGATTCAATCCTAAAATACCTTGTATCTCTTGGTGCCAAAAAAGACATCAATACCGAATTTGACGAAAGCGCTTATGCACTGGCCAAAGAAAATGAATCACTAACGAAAAACAATGTTTCGGTTGAATTTTTAAAATAG
- a CDS encoding DUF2271 domain-containing protein, producing the protein MKSIFKIALTSTLLFLISFQANAQASKYKCMLQMSNYMGEGAYIVVSLINSKGEYEKTLYIMGDDKKWYKSLKEWNKFQTAKPADISAKTGASVTGGDRSITTIEIDDSKINKGYKLRFESAVEDQKYHVNDVEIPLTTEGLADKTEGKGYIRYVRLNKI; encoded by the coding sequence ATGAAATCAATATTTAAAATAGCTCTTACAAGTACTTTACTTTTTTTAATCTCTTTTCAGGCAAATGCTCAGGCAAGTAAGTACAAATGCATGCTTCAAATGTCTAATTATATGGGAGAAGGTGCTTATATCGTAGTTTCCCTTATTAATTCTAAGGGAGAATATGAGAAAACACTTTATATAATGGGTGATGATAAAAAATGGTACAAATCACTAAAAGAATGGAACAAATTCCAGACAGCAAAACCTGCTGATATTAGTGCCAAAACCGGAGCATCTGTTACTGGTGGAGATCGCAGCATTACCACCATAGAAATCGATGATTCGAAAATTAATAAAGGATATAAACTACGTTTCGAATCGGCTGTTGAGGATCAGAAGTATCATGTAAATGATGTTGAAATCCCGCTTACGACTGAAGGTTTGGCTGATAAAACTGAAGGTAAAGGCTATATCAGATACGTACGATTAAATAAGATTTAA
- a CDS encoding PepSY domain-containing protein: MTLSFWRYAHLALALFSSLFLILASTTGIILAVDAMQEKTLPYKVENFDQITLAQTLPLLKKQYAEITELSVDHNQFVTLQAIDQDGNDINSYIDPKTGKALGKPIKKSEFIQWVTGFHRSLFLHETGRFFVGVISFLLFLIAISGFALVLNRQRGIRNFFSKVVKDYFAQYYHVVLGRLALIPILIIALTGTYLSLERFNFFIGKEKQKTEKSEIVQAPKGKIVSVFSTTLLTDVNKIEFPFTDDPEEYYIIQLKDREIEVNQVTGAIVTEKRSAMTVQLADLSLNLHTGKTNGIWAFILAIASINILFFIYSGFVITLKRRSSRIKNKFKANESKYILLAGSENGSSLRFANAILKQLIGHGEKAFITELNSYTTFPKAEHIIVFSSTHGLGDAPSNGSKFLSLLKKYPQQQKINYSVVGFGSKAYPDFCEFAFEIDKQLENQDWAERFIDVQTVNDKSATEFVEWIKLWSAKTGIPLSTTPSLYNHVPKGLQKLMVLDKTLVSEHEQTFILTLRANMRAKFSSGDLLAIYPANDTRERLYSIGNHSGNIQLVIKLHPNGLGSEFLNNLILGNTIKARIINNKAFHFPKKVSKVALISNGTGIAPFLGMIEQNKTKTEMHLYAGFRMETETVSGYKKFTSEMMEKQKLHSFHLALSREAEHFYVMDLIKRDADFFINLLKENGVIMICGSLAMQKDVEAILDKLCLERNAKSISDYRENGQLLTDCY; this comes from the coding sequence ATGACTCTTTCTTTTTGGCGTTACGCACACTTAGCCTTGGCTTTGTTTTCTTCTTTGTTTTTAATTTTAGCTTCGACTACAGGAATTATTCTGGCAGTTGATGCAATGCAGGAAAAAACACTTCCGTATAAAGTAGAAAATTTCGACCAGATAACGCTGGCGCAAACTTTACCCCTGCTAAAAAAACAGTATGCTGAAATTACAGAGTTAAGCGTAGATCACAATCAGTTTGTAACCCTTCAGGCAATTGATCAGGATGGCAATGACATCAACTCTTATATTGATCCTAAAACGGGTAAAGCTTTAGGTAAACCAATAAAAAAGAGCGAATTTATTCAATGGGTTACCGGTTTTCATCGTTCTTTGTTTCTTCATGAAACGGGACGATTTTTTGTTGGTGTAATTTCATTTTTATTATTCTTAATCGCAATTTCCGGTTTTGCTCTTGTTTTAAACAGACAAAGAGGCATCCGTAATTTCTTTTCGAAAGTGGTAAAAGATTATTTTGCCCAATATTATCATGTTGTTTTAGGACGATTGGCATTGATTCCAATTTTGATTATTGCACTTACCGGAACCTATTTATCGTTGGAGAGATTCAACTTTTTTATAGGGAAAGAAAAACAGAAAACAGAAAAATCAGAGATTGTACAAGCTCCAAAAGGAAAAATTGTTTCTGTATTTTCGACTACACTTCTGACTGATGTCAACAAAATCGAGTTTCCTTTTACAGATGATCCCGAAGAATATTACATCATTCAGTTAAAAGATCGTGAAATCGAAGTCAATCAGGTTACAGGCGCAATTGTAACCGAAAAACGTTCTGCAATGACCGTTCAGTTAGCTGACTTAAGCCTGAATCTTCATACCGGAAAAACCAACGGAATCTGGGCATTTATATTGGCCATTGCGAGTATTAATATTCTGTTTTTCATTTATTCGGGTTTTGTTATTACCTTAAAAAGAAGATCAAGCCGTATTAAAAATAAATTCAAAGCCAATGAAAGTAAGTACATTCTTTTAGCTGGTTCTGAAAACGGAAGTTCCCTTCGATTTGCCAATGCCATTCTGAAACAATTGATTGGTCACGGAGAAAAGGCTTTTATTACCGAATTGAACAGTTACACCACTTTCCCGAAAGCAGAACATATTATTGTCTTTTCGTCTACACACGGATTAGGAGATGCGCCTTCTAACGGAAGCAAATTTTTATCGCTTTTAAAGAAATATCCGCAACAACAAAAAATCAATTATTCAGTAGTTGGTTTTGGTTCGAAAGCTTATCCGGATTTTTGTGAATTTGCTTTTGAAATTGACAAACAATTAGAAAATCAAGATTGGGCGGAGCGTTTCATCGATGTACAAACCGTAAACGATAAATCGGCAACAGAATTTGTCGAATGGATAAAATTATGGAGCGCCAAAACCGGAATTCCGTTATCGACAACGCCATCTTTATACAATCATGTCCCGAAAGGTTTGCAAAAACTAATGGTCTTAGATAAAACACTGGTTTCTGAGCACGAACAGACTTTTATACTGACTTTAAGAGCGAATATGAGAGCCAAATTTAGTTCAGGAGATCTACTGGCTATTTATCCGGCAAACGATACGAGAGAACGCCTCTACTCTATTGGGAATCATTCCGGTAACATACAATTGGTTATAAAACTACATCCAAACGGATTGGGTTCTGAGTTTCTAAACAACCTTATTCTCGGAAATACGATCAAAGCAAGAATCATCAATAATAAAGCTTTTCATTTTCCTAAGAAGGTTTCGAAAGTAGCTTTAATTTCAAACGGAACCGGTATTGCGCCTTTCCTTGGAATGATAGAACAAAATAAAACCAAAACAGAAATGCATTTGTATGCCGGATTCCGTATGGAAACCGAAACTGTTTCAGGATATAAAAAGTTTACATCAGAAATGATGGAGAAACAAAAACTGCACAGTTTTCATTTGGCTTTATCCCGCGAAGCAGAACATTTTTATGTAATGGATCTCATCAAACGCGATGCTGACTTTTTTATTAATTTATTAAAAGAAAATGGTGTCATCATGATTTGCGGATCACTTGCCATGCAAAAAGATGTTGAAGCTATTCTGGATAAATTATGTCTTGAAAGAAATGCAAAAAGTATATCAGATTATAGAGAGAATGGTCAGTTATTAACGGATTGCTATTAA
- a CDS encoding FAD:protein FMN transferase → MRKSILYKFLFFSVIICGLSVNAQVLRKRTTLLMGGRFDITIVAKDSLSAEQNIDEVIAEITRIENLISDWKPDSQVSQVNQNAGIKPIKVDREVFELTQRAIEFSEATKGGFDVSFAAMDRIWKFDGSMTEMPSAEAIKKSVEKVGYKNIILDSVQSTIFLKLKGMKIGFGALGEGYATDKCRNMMLAKGIKAGIVNGSGDMTAWGKQPNGKDWNIGMTNPFHPDALFAVVPLNNGAVTTSGSYEKFVVFNGKRYSHIINPATGYPATGLCSVSVFGPNAETANGLSTSLMVLGQKEGLLLLKKYPDYSCVMITDNGKLIKSKNFKIKKFKPKL, encoded by the coding sequence ATGCGCAAATCAATTCTATACAAATTCCTGTTTTTCTCTGTAATAATCTGCGGTTTATCAGTCAACGCGCAAGTATTACGAAAAAGAACGACTCTATTAATGGGAGGACGTTTTGATATTACGATCGTGGCAAAAGATTCTCTTTCGGCAGAACAAAATATCGACGAGGTTATTGCAGAAATCACCCGAATAGAAAATTTAATCTCAGATTGGAAACCGGATTCACAAGTATCACAAGTCAATCAGAATGCGGGAATTAAACCCATAAAAGTCGATCGTGAAGTTTTTGAACTGACACAAAGAGCTATTGAATTTTCTGAAGCTACAAAAGGCGGTTTTGATGTGAGTTTTGCCGCTATGGACAGAATCTGGAAATTTGACGGATCGATGACCGAAATGCCTTCGGCGGAAGCCATAAAAAAATCGGTGGAAAAAGTAGGCTATAAAAACATTATTCTGGATTCGGTGCAATCGACTATTTTTCTAAAATTGAAGGGAATGAAAATTGGTTTCGGAGCTTTAGGCGAAGGATATGCAACAGATAAATGCCGAAATATGATGCTCGCAAAAGGCATTAAAGCCGGAATCGTAAACGGATCCGGCGACATGACTGCCTGGGGAAAACAACCCAATGGCAAAGACTGGAATATTGGTATGACGAACCCTTTTCATCCTGATGCGTTATTTGCCGTTGTTCCTTTAAACAATGGCGCTGTAACCACCTCAGGAAGCTATGAAAAGTTTGTTGTTTTTAACGGAAAACGTTACTCACATATTATAAATCCGGCAACAGGTTATCCCGCAACCGGATTGTGCAGCGTATCGGTTTTTGGTCCAAATGCAGAAACAGCAAACGGATTAAGTACTTCCTTAATGGTTTTAGGACAAAAAGAAGGTTTGCTTTTACTCAAAAAATATCCAGATTATAGTTGTGTTATGATTACCGATAATGGGAAATTAATAAAATCGAAAAACTTTAAAATCAAGAAATTCAAGCCTAAACTTTAG
- a CDS encoding MFS transporter yields the protein MKTKSKKHIFWIIIGIVLLNSVGMSVVLPLLPFIVGKYLPSAQIVVGMSALMSVFAACTFFAAPIFGSLSDRYGRKYILIFSLLGSVIGYVLFGIGGALWVLFLGRIIDGLTAGNISILFAYISDSTEPKERAKWFGYIGSAMGIGKLGGPALGGLLGGISLSLPFFVTAGLIFISGLATYFLLPESLVPEKRTKHLTLNSFNVFSHFKDIFKLKNVKMLLVLGIFFYISLGIFQFNFTIFLKDIYKWGPVFIGTMLTLVGICEIISRAVLLPWLLKRFNEKSIGIAGLIVFGIGLALIMISVFRPSIIIISLAVIFIITGEGLFDPTYNARLSQSVDESNQGKLQGVNQSLQSANNMITPLAAAAIYFYSPCILYATATFIVLVAIVIYAKYIPKVTKS from the coding sequence ATGAAAACAAAATCAAAAAAACACATATTTTGGATTATCATCGGGATTGTACTCCTTAATTCTGTTGGCATGTCGGTTGTATTGCCGTTGTTACCCTTTATTGTTGGAAAATATCTTCCATCAGCACAAATTGTTGTAGGCATGAGCGCGCTTATGTCGGTCTTTGCAGCCTGTACGTTTTTTGCAGCACCTATTTTTGGATCGTTAAGCGATCGATACGGACGAAAATATATTCTTATTTTTAGTTTATTAGGTTCTGTAATAGGCTATGTTTTATTCGGAATTGGTGGCGCTCTCTGGGTTCTTTTTCTGGGACGTATTATCGACGGTCTTACAGCTGGAAACATTAGCATTTTATTTGCTTACATATCTGATTCCACTGAACCAAAAGAAAGGGCCAAGTGGTTTGGTTATATAGGTTCTGCGATGGGAATAGGCAAATTGGGAGGTCCCGCATTAGGCGGATTGTTAGGCGGAATTTCTCTTTCGTTACCCTTTTTTGTTACTGCGGGATTAATTTTTATTTCGGGTTTGGCGACTTATTTTTTACTGCCGGAATCTTTGGTTCCCGAAAAAAGAACGAAACATTTAACGTTGAATAGTTTTAATGTGTTTTCGCATTTTAAAGATATTTTTAAGTTAAAAAACGTTAAGATGTTACTCGTTTTAGGCATATTCTTTTATATAAGCCTTGGGATTTTTCAGTTTAACTTTACCATTTTTCTAAAAGATATTTACAAATGGGGACCGGTATTTATTGGCACAATGCTAACATTGGTTGGTATTTGCGAGATTATTTCGCGAGCCGTTTTATTGCCCTGGTTGTTGAAACGTTTTAACGAAAAGAGTATCGGAATTGCGGGCTTAATTGTTTTTGGAATTGGTCTGGCATTAATTATGATCAGCGTATTTAGACCCTCCATAATAATTATTTCGCTTGCTGTCATCTTTATAATTACCGGCGAAGGCTTATTCGACCCCACTTATAATGCAAGATTATCACAGTCAGTAGACGAAAGTAATCAGGGAAAATTACAGGGTGTAAACCAAAGTTTGCAGTCGGCAAATAATATGATTACGCCATTGGCAGCAGCTGCTATTTATTTTTATAGTCCTTGTATATTGTATGCAACCGCTACATTTATTGTACTGGTGGCCATTGTTATATACGCGAAATACATTCCTAAAGTAACAAAAAGCTGA
- a CDS encoding helix-turn-helix domain-containing protein, protein MLNFKLHHLEFEPPEILQDSIKCFWYDRRDSGEEFSNFEVMPDGYAEIIFYFGSTCSVSYNGVLQPLPSPFIMGLLNEPVILNSNNRLEIIAIRCFPWTVFDLLGLPSGKGKGGVHIFEHPIAQLQSRLNELIQTNKIEEAIAHVQEFFVNAHSQIPADSLLFKAGLAMRNAKGIIPVSEVASAAHATVRTLERNFKQSSGHSVKDVSGLMRFEQVRNHLWHFPDANIAGLAQELGYTDQSHLSREFKRYSGTTPGAFARKAKQTISNDFVAFVQS, encoded by the coding sequence ATGCTTAATTTCAAATTGCACCATCTTGAATTCGAACCTCCTGAAATATTGCAGGATAGCATCAAATGTTTTTGGTACGACAGAAGAGATTCCGGTGAAGAATTCTCCAATTTTGAAGTTATGCCGGATGGTTATGCTGAAATTATTTTTTATTTTGGAAGTACCTGCAGTGTTTCTTATAATGGAGTTTTACAGCCCTTGCCATCACCGTTTATAATGGGATTACTCAATGAGCCTGTTATTTTAAATTCGAATAATCGTTTAGAAATTATTGCCATACGATGTTTTCCCTGGACTGTTTTTGATTTACTCGGATTGCCGTCAGGAAAGGGCAAAGGCGGAGTGCATATTTTCGAACACCCTATTGCTCAGCTTCAATCACGTTTGAATGAATTAATTCAAACCAATAAAATAGAAGAAGCGATTGCACATGTACAAGAGTTTTTTGTGAATGCACACTCACAAATTCCTGCTGATAGTTTATTGTTTAAAGCCGGACTGGCAATGCGAAATGCGAAAGGAATTATTCCGGTAAGTGAAGTAGCGTCCGCGGCTCATGCAACAGTTCGTACATTAGAAAGAAACTTCAAGCAATCCTCCGGTCATAGTGTAAAAGATGTATCCGGTTTGATGCGTTTTGAACAGGTACGCAATCATTTATGGCATTTTCCCGATGCTAATATTGCAGGTTTGGCTCAGGAATTAGGGTATACAGATCAATCTCATCTTAGCAGGGAATTTAAGCGCTACAGCGGCACCACGCCCGGTGCATTTGCAAGAAAGGCAAAACAAACTATTAGCAACGATTTTGTCGCGTTTGTACAATCCTAA
- a CDS encoding TonB-dependent receptor: MKFLAVVFLFVHFSVWSQKGNINGKVHFSHNEPALGATILVLGTQNFAVADHNGDFKIKAIAYGNYTLEISSPEGKTKTHTIHVHQPSHHINIALEKNDPKALKEVVIQKTTVKKEIMEKGFSVNVIDTQEAAKRNIQTNDLLGQSAGVRIRQNGGLGSSINYNLNGMSGNAIRIFIDGIPISTYGSSFSLNSIPPALIERIEVYKGVIPAHLADDALGGAINVILKKGAKNTLNASISYGSFNTTQSNFNTTYRDKSGFTLKGSGLYNYSDNDYEIWGKFAYNIAPNGVMTQIKAKRFNDAYRSYGGRFEAGFTDVKWADTFLIGINASDDYNEIQHGQAMSKPYKGRFTEADAQVISINYAKKDFIVKGLEFTVNSVFSQRGEVLNDTVKWNYNWFNEKAIGIDGQHFLSPTGAQQGAATILHINNKIFSTRGGLNYTLNDNHKFVFSTMLYDFARNDYDELKSEMERNFQQKRDLQKSVLSFAYELQAFDSRLRTNLFGKRYNQKTEQRTPQIITTGGQSAIVEKLDNNNTTFYGYGFAGSYFVLPKLMFSLSAEKAIRLPSENEIFGNPGENQTSNSSLKPEESDNLNVGLRFGPYLINQHKFSFGGSGFWRNSKDKIVREFSNRLNEALQTSPSVNLGTAQSLGYEASLEYSYNKRLFIGINMSKFNSLFKDKYDKNGQILDYYNKQYPNEPYFIINGNAQYNFKDVLQSNSELNLYYNFTYVGEFFTTWQETQIDKVPSQFPHDLGLSYTFPSKKYIVSFDAKNITNEQVYDNFGVQKPGVAFYLKFNYILNKF, from the coding sequence ATGAAATTTTTAGCAGTTGTGTTTTTGTTTGTTCATTTTTCAGTTTGGTCTCAAAAAGGAAATATTAACGGAAAGGTTCACTTTTCTCACAACGAACCGGCTTTGGGTGCTACAATACTGGTTTTAGGAACACAGAATTTTGCTGTTGCAGATCATAACGGAGACTTCAAAATCAAAGCAATTGCTTACGGAAATTATACTTTAGAAATTTCTTCACCTGAGGGCAAAACTAAAACGCATACCATTCACGTACACCAGCCTTCTCATCATATTAATATTGCTTTAGAAAAAAATGATCCTAAAGCTTTGAAAGAAGTTGTGATTCAGAAAACCACTGTAAAGAAAGAAATTATGGAGAAAGGTTTCTCTGTAAATGTCATAGATACTCAGGAAGCTGCAAAACGTAATATTCAGACCAATGATCTTTTAGGGCAATCGGCTGGAGTTCGCATCAGACAAAACGGAGGTTTGGGATCGAGCATCAATTATAATTTGAATGGAATGTCCGGAAATGCCATCCGAATATTTATAGACGGAATTCCTATTTCGACTTACGGTTCTTCATTCAGTTTAAATAGTATTCCGCCTGCATTAATTGAGCGAATCGAAGTGTACAAAGGAGTAATTCCGGCACATCTGGCAGATGATGCTTTAGGAGGTGCGATAAATGTAATTTTGAAAAAAGGGGCTAAAAACACCCTGAATGCTTCGATATCTTACGGTTCGTTTAATACCACTCAATCCAACTTTAATACCACTTACCGCGATAAATCTGGTTTTACATTAAAAGGTTCCGGTTTATATAATTACTCGGATAACGATTATGAAATCTGGGGGAAATTTGCCTATAATATTGCGCCTAACGGAGTGATGACGCAAATAAAAGCCAAACGGTTTAATGATGCGTACCGTTCTTATGGCGGACGTTTTGAAGCTGGATTTACAGATGTAAAATGGGCAGATACTTTCTTAATTGGTATTAATGCTTCTGACGATTATAACGAAATTCAGCACGGACAAGCGATGTCTAAACCCTACAAAGGCAGGTTTACAGAGGCTGATGCACAGGTAATAAGCATTAATTATGCTAAAAAAGATTTTATTGTAAAAGGACTTGAATTCACCGTAAACTCTGTTTTTAGTCAAAGAGGAGAAGTTTTAAATGATACAGTAAAATGGAATTACAATTGGTTTAATGAAAAAGCAATTGGTATTGATGGTCAGCATTTTTTATCGCCAACGGGTGCACAACAAGGTGCTGCTACAATTTTGCACATCAATAACAAAATATTCAGTACAAGAGGCGGATTGAACTATACCTTAAATGATAATCACAAATTTGTTTTTAGCACGATGCTTTATGACTTTGCCAGAAATGATTATGATGAATTAAAATCTGAAATGGAAAGAAATTTTCAGCAAAAGCGAGATCTTCAAAAAAGCGTTTTGTCTTTTGCCTACGAACTTCAGGCGTTTGATTCCCGACTAAGAACCAATTTGTTTGGGAAACGCTATAACCAAAAAACAGAACAAAGAACCCCGCAGATTATTACTACAGGCGGACAATCTGCAATAGTCGAAAAATTAGATAATAATAATACTACTTTTTATGGTTACGGTTTCGCAGGATCTTATTTTGTTTTACCAAAATTGATGTTCTCTTTATCGGCAGAAAAAGCGATCAGACTTCCTTCTGAAAATGAAATTTTTGGTAATCCGGGCGAAAATCAAACCAGTAACAGCTCATTAAAACCTGAAGAAAGCGACAACCTGAATGTAGGACTACGTTTTGGACCTTACCTCATTAATCAGCATAAATTTAGTTTTGGCGGCTCGGGATTTTGGAGAAATTCTAAAGATAAAATCGTTCGTGAGTTTAGTAATCGTTTAAATGAAGCTTTGCAGACCTCACCTTCAGTAAACTTAGGTACAGCACAATCTTTAGGGTATGAAGCTTCATTAGAATATTCATATAATAAAAGATTATTTATAGGAATAAATATGTCTAAGTTCAATTCGCTCTTTAAAGATAAATACGATAAAAACGGACAAATACTGGATTACTATAACAAGCAATATCCTAATGAGCCTTATTTTATTATTAATGGAAATGCTCAATACAATTTTAAAGATGTATTGCAGTCTAATTCGGAGTTGAATTTGTATTACAATTTTACTTATGTGGGCGAATTTTTCACCACCTGGCAGGAAACTCAAATAGATAAAGTGCCCTCTCAGTTTCCGCATGATTTAGGTTTGAGTTATACTTTTCCTAGCAAAAAATACATTGTGAGTTTTGATGCCAAGAATATCACCAACGAACAGGTTTACGACAATTTTGGGGTTCAAAAACCGGGAGTAGCATTTTATCTGAAATTCAATTACATACTGAATAAGTTTTAA